The proteins below are encoded in one region of Clostridium pasteurianum DSM 525 = ATCC 6013:
- a CDS encoding radical SAM/SPASM domain-containing protein, with amino-acid sequence MEYKPVTAVWEITMGCNMRCKHCGSSCEKPLEDELSTEEAFKLSDDLGKLGLKWITLSGGEPTTRKDFYLIAKRLNENNIIPTLITNGWLLDENIVDKAIIGGINTIAISIDGLEKTHDNMRKKGSFQRDMKALDLLGRKNIPSSVITTINNINIKELEQLKDILIEKGVVSWQLQLALPMGNMSKNSDLVVQPFQVDKVIDFAYRTTMENKIVIQLADCMGYFNMKEASVRKHSSNIDGYTWTGCSAGKYTLGILNNGDIVGCTSVRDKTLVEGNIRTASLEDIWENPDNFSWNRGMKKEKLQGTCGKCKYGNICLGGCSNTKLTHGGSLYAENKYCSYNFALSKAKNS; translated from the coding sequence ATGGAATATAAACCAGTTACTGCTGTATGGGAAATAACTATGGGATGTAACATGAGGTGTAAACATTGTGGTTCCAGCTGTGAAAAGCCATTAGAAGACGAGTTGAGCACTGAAGAAGCTTTTAAATTAAGTGATGACTTAGGAAAGCTTGGACTTAAATGGATTACTCTATCTGGTGGAGAACCTACTACAAGAAAAGATTTTTATTTGATTGCAAAGAGATTAAATGAAAATAATATAATTCCAACTTTAATCACTAATGGATGGCTATTAGATGAAAACATAGTTGATAAGGCAATAATAGGTGGAATTAACACTATTGCTATTAGTATTGATGGATTAGAAAAAACTCATGACAATATGAGAAAAAAAGGATCTTTTCAAAGAGATATGAAGGCGTTAGATTTATTAGGAAGAAAGAATATACCTTCTTCTGTTATTACTACAATAAACAATATAAATATAAAAGAATTAGAGCAATTAAAGGATATTTTAATTGAAAAAGGTGTAGTGTCATGGCAGCTTCAATTAGCCCTTCCTATGGGAAATATGTCTAAAAACTCAGATCTTGTTGTACAACCGTTTCAAGTAGATAAAGTAATAGATTTTGCTTATAGAACAACAATGGAAAATAAAATAGTTATACAATTAGCGGATTGTATGGGATATTTTAATATGAAAGAAGCGTCAGTTAGAAAACATAGTTCAAATATTGATGGATATACATGGACTGGATGCAGTGCAGGTAAATATACTTTAGGAATTTTAAATAATGGAGATATTGTAGGTTGTACCTCTGTGCGTGATAAAACTCTTGTAGAGGGAAATATAAGAACAGCTTCTTTGGAAGATATATGGGAAAATCCTGATAATTTTAGCTGGAATAGAGGTATGAAAAAAGAAAAGTTGCAGGGGACTTGTGGTAAATGTAAATATGGAAATATATGTTTAGGAGGATGTTCTAATACTAAGCTTACTCATGGAGGAAGCTTGTATGCTGAAAACAAATATTGCTCTTATAATTTTGCTTTAAGTAAGGCAAAAAATTCATAG
- a CDS encoding HlyD family efflux transporter periplasmic adaptor subunit: MKYILQNIDDITDSREVLESRPHPFTRIFIYIMIAVLLLAFIWSYFSEKEIVVKANGIVEPNKAIIQVSNEAAGKVTSINFKDGDKVKKDQILYTINHTNLDVQKAGLEEDLKLQNVEVNNLNKLKNSITDGKNHFNENSNDEREYYNRYVRYTEGIGDINNSAQAVKVQIQNLQDQILKLNLLQKSINDNKNYFGDNSSYSNQLQSYQINIQQYQGKINNALNQYNALKKQIYEQKKQTSSQNMQNSSQIDQNNEISEINNKSQLDNAKIAIDSANQDLSKYKLEFMQNINSSKEQNEIKIKEIQSAPSLSQENGSQYTSSEEYKHDNLIQIDTNIKAAQSKINQDNNNIKSIDINIAQCTVKAPSDGIINSLNEIKEGDLLQAGTQIATMLPIDNSQYKIQIYIANKDIGNIKKGQNIRCNFDALPYSDYGSIDTKITNLSADAKVNQNNSTSYYTAEAIIYNKPLYNRKREKADIKPGMTSQIDIITRKEKILYYLMKQINLKD; this comes from the coding sequence ATGAAATACATACTTCAAAATATAGATGATATAACTGACAGTAGAGAAGTATTAGAATCAAGACCTCATCCCTTTACAAGAATTTTTATTTACATAATGATAGCTGTGCTGTTATTAGCATTTATATGGTCTTATTTTAGTGAAAAGGAAATTGTAGTAAAAGCTAATGGGATAGTGGAACCTAACAAAGCAATTATACAAGTATCAAATGAAGCTGCTGGAAAAGTAACTTCTATAAATTTTAAAGATGGTGATAAGGTAAAGAAAGATCAGATACTTTATACAATTAATCATACAAATTTAGATGTACAAAAAGCTGGACTGGAAGAGGATCTTAAGCTTCAAAATGTGGAGGTAAACAATTTAAATAAATTAAAGAATAGTATTACAGATGGGAAAAATCATTTTAATGAAAATTCGAATGATGAAAGGGAATATTATAATAGATACGTTAGATATACAGAAGGTATTGGAGATATAAATAATAGTGCACAGGCTGTCAAGGTTCAAATTCAGAATTTGCAGGATCAGATATTAAAATTAAATTTACTACAAAAATCAATAAATGATAACAAAAATTATTTTGGAGATAACAGTTCTTATAGTAATCAACTTCAAAGTTATCAGATTAATATCCAGCAGTATCAGGGAAAAATAAATAATGCACTAAATCAATACAATGCACTTAAAAAGCAGATATATGAACAAAAAAAACAAACTTCGTCACAAAATATGCAAAATAGTAGTCAAATAGATCAAAATAATGAAATAAGTGAAATTAATAATAAAAGTCAACTAGATAACGCCAAAATAGCTATAGATAGTGCAAATCAAGATTTATCAAAATATAAATTAGAATTTATGCAAAATATAAATTCTAGTAAAGAACAAAATGAAATAAAAATAAAGGAAATTCAGAGTGCACCATCCTTAAGTCAGGAAAATGGAAGCCAATATACATCTTCTGAGGAGTATAAGCATGATAATTTAATTCAAATAGATACAAATATTAAAGCAGCTCAATCTAAGATAAACCAAGATAATAACAATATTAAAAGTATTGATATAAATATAGCTCAATGTACTGTAAAGGCTCCCAGTGATGGGATAATAAATAGTTTAAATGAAATTAAAGAGGGAGATTTACTGCAAGCAGGAACACAAATAGCTACTATGCTTCCTATAGATAACTCTCAATATAAAATTCAAATATATATTGCCAATAAGGATATAGGAAATATAAAAAAGGGACAAAACATACGCTGTAATTTTGACGCATTACCTTACAGCGATTATGGAAGTATAGATACAAAAATAACTAATTTAAGTGCAGATGCAAAGGTAAATCAAAATAATAGTACAAGCTATTATACTGCAGAAGCGATTATATATAATAAGCCTTTATACAATAGAAAAAGAGAAAAAGCTGATATTAAACCAGGAATGACAAGTCAAATAGATATAATTACTAGAAAAGAAAAAATACTTTATTATTTGATGAAACAGATAAATCTTAAAGATTGA